The bacterium genomic interval GGCGCAGATAGTTTTTAAATGCTTCATCATGTTCCCAGACGCGGCGGTTGGTGGTATACACTGTGCCGGTCCAGTAGTCGCACTGATGATTGCGAATGGTGGTGGAGACCGCTTTTTGCAGACTAAAGGCCGGAAGGGCCGGCACTTCGGCTGGAAAATAATCGTTGGAGGTGCCTTCGCCGCGGATGGCGGCGATGGGCAGGATCATATCGCCGATCTGGTTCTTTTTTTTCAGCCCTCCGCATTTGCCGAGAAACAGGCAGGCCTTGGGTTCGATGCTGATCAGCAGGTCCATGATGAGAGCGGCGTTGGCGCTGCCGATGCCGAAATTGATGATGGTGATGCCGTTCGCAGTGGCGCTGAGCATGGGGTGATCCAGTCCTCGCAGCGGCGCCTGATGCCACTGAGCAAAAATGCGCACATAGTGGCTGAAATTGACCAACAAAATGTATTTGCCGAATTGATCGAGGTTGACGCCGGTGTAGCGTGGCAGCCAGTTGCCGACGATCTGCTCTTTACTGACCATGAAGGGTGCTCCCGAATAGTTGCCGATTGTGATCCATGCTATGTTGGCAAGCGATAGAGCGGGCTTGGCCTGCCCCCCCTGATCGGTCTTCAGCCGCGCCGCACTTTTTCCAGCCAGGCGAGCAGGGCGCTGGCATAATCGTC includes:
- a CDS encoding AMP nucleosidase, which encodes MVSKEQIVGNWLPRYTGVNLDQFGKYILLVNFSHYVRIFAQWHQAPLRGLDHPMLSATANGITIINFGIGSANAALIMDLLISIEPKACLFLGKCGGLKKKNQIGDMILPIAAIRGEGTSNDYFPAEVPALPAFSLQKAVSTTIRNHQCDYWTGTVYTTNRRVWEHDEAFKNYLRRIRCMAIDMETATIFITGFYNQIPTGALLLVSDQPMVPEGVKTEESDKQVTRQFAERHLRIGIDSLNELINNGLTVKHLRF